Sequence from the Corallococcus sp. EGB genome:
CGGAGCTCGCGGACCCGTGGGGCTTCGCCCATTCCACCTACGAGGTCGAGCGCTTCGCCCTCACGGAGGAGGTCCTCGCGACGCTGCGCCACGCGGGCCCGCCCCGGCGCGTGGTGGACGTGGGCGCCTGCGAGGGGATGATGACCGGCCACCTGCTGTCACTCTTCCCGGACGCGAACGTCCAGGCCGTGGAGTCGGAGCCCCGCTTCGTCGCGCGCCTGAGGGAGCGGCTGGGGCGCCACGCGCGCGTGCGCATCGTGCAGGCCCGCGCGGAGGACGTGGCGCTGGAGGCGGACCTGGTGCTGCTCGCGGAGGTGCTCTACTACCTCTCCGACGACGCCTGCCGCGACCTCCTGGACCGGCTGCGCGCGTCCCACGTGCTCACGTCCTACGGCGGAGGCTTCGGCGCCCGGGTGCACGCCGCGCTCGCCGGGCGAGGCTGGAGGTGCGTCCAGGCCGCGGCGCTTCCGGGCCGCATCGAGCCCGTGGACGGCGCTTCGAGCCCGCTGCTCGTGCGCCGCGCGGGCACTGAAATCCGGCTCTGGGAACAGTGAACACAAGAATTCACGGGTGAGACTCCGGGGTCTCCCGCGGGAGGGGGCTCGGTTCTCGCGGAACGCTCTGGCGTCTGGAGTTGACGCTTATCCGTGTCTGAGAAGAGTGTATTGCCAATCCCGCGCGAACTCTCCAGCATGGCCATGCCCGCAGCCCCCGTTGCCGGGCATGGCCCCGAGGATGCCCCGGCCCGGGCATCCCCGTGCGGAGAGCTCCGCGATGAGAATCCACCTGTCCGAAGCCGACGTGTCCACGCGGTCGCGCCAGCTCTATGAAGCGCAATGTCTGTCTTTGGCGCGGCGCACGGACCGGACCTTCGTCGCCCTGGTGGTGTTGCAGTGGCTCGCGGGCATCGCGGCGGCGGTGTTCGTGTCGCCGCGCGTCTGGGCGGGCCTGGAGAGCGCGGTCCGGTTCCATGTGGAGGCGGCGGTGGGGCTGGGGCTGCTCTTCAGCGCGCCGCCGGTGGTGCTCGCGCTGACGCGTCCCGGTCGCGCGTCCACCCGGCACGTCATCGCGGTGGGGCAGGCGCTGATGTCCGGGCTGCTCGTCCACCTCATGGGCGGCCGCATCGAGACGCACTTCCACATCTTCGGCTCGCTGGCGCTGTTCTCCTTCTACCGGGATTGGAAGGTCCTGCTCACCTTCAGCGGCGTGGTGGTGGCGGACCTCGTCCTGCGCGGCTCGCTCTGGCCGGAGTCCATCTTCGGCGTCCACGCGCATGAAGCCTGGCGGTGGCTGGAGCACACGGCGTGGGTGGCCTTCGAGGACCTCTTCCTCATCGTCGCCTGCGTGCAGGGCCAGCGCGCCCTGGAGACGATGGCCCGGCGCGAGGCGCAGCTGGAGCTGTCCCGGGCCGCGGTCGAGGAGCAGGTCGTCCAGCCGCTCATGGGCACCGCGAGCGCACTGCGCAGTTCGGTGACGACGCTGATGGAGTCCACCCGCGAGCAGCGCCAGGAGCTCACCCGGCAGGCCCGCGCGCTGGAGGAGACGCGGGTGACGGCGGAGGAGATCCGCCAGACGTCGCTGGCGGCCTCCGCGCAGGCGGCCCGGGTGCTGGGCGCCACGCAGGAGGCCGGGAACGTGGGCGAGGCGGTGGA
This genomic interval carries:
- a CDS encoding class I SAM-dependent methyltransferase, coding for MAEMEKAPALIVVAHPEDVVRLFSTVAPGADVAVVMEHGSTGRELEAVGRALGARSTHLLLCPSEVGPWCREQRARSDVRVYTHSPQEDAPLHREVALLASRAFDRLWVPATGARPTVCTVLDDAAFQRKLGLLNSLYRERPDGAASGACTDPVRDGPGIEAFTEVRAGDMVRALSLTKPEVFAELADPWGFAHSTYEVERFALTEEVLATLRHAGPPRRVVDVGACEGMMTGHLLSLFPDANVQAVESEPRFVARLRERLGRHARVRIVQARAEDVALEADLVLLAEVLYYLSDDACRDLLDRLRASHVLTSYGGGFGARVHAALAGRGWRCVQAAALPGRIEPVDGASSPLLVRRAGTEIRLWEQ
- a CDS encoding methyl-accepting chemotaxis protein; this encodes MRIHLSEADVSTRSRQLYEAQCLSLARRTDRTFVALVVLQWLAGIAAAVFVSPRVWAGLESAVRFHVEAAVGLGLLFSAPPVVLALTRPGRASTRHVIAVGQALMSGLLVHLMGGRIETHFHIFGSLALFSFYRDWKVLLTFSGVVVADLVLRGSLWPESIFGVHAHEAWRWLEHTAWVAFEDLFLIVACVQGQRALETMARREAQLELSRAAVEEQVVQPLMGTASALRSSVTTLMESTREQRQELTRQARALEETRVTAEEIRQTSLAASAQAARVLGATQEAGNVGEAVEEAIGRSVEGLADVRAQSVDLTERIQALATHTERIAGITRTVQDLADQSNVLAINAAIEAARAGDVGKGFAVVAREMRGLASQSVTATQQVRAVLDDTRSRIQGVVELTRQGGERMGRGIETIRASGERLGMLSGLVKGNADAVRQISASVSQQSAGVSQIFNAVSDLNAVMQASVARVEATHAAADRLQQVTDQVHAVIALYQERT